The Gehongia tenuis sequence GACGCCGATGTGTGCATCGATTGCGGAGCTTGCGCTGGCGTATGCCCGGTGGATGCACCCCAGCCCGAATAAGCGACTACTTAAAAAAGACCCTATGCGGGGTCTTTTTTTATGCGTTTTACAGATATTGTTTGTTGGTGTAACAAAAATTTAATCTTCTTGTAAAGAGGTAGCAGGAATTTTTGGTTTCATGGAGAATTATGTAGGGCAGTAATAAAGAAATTGGGGGTTTATGCGTGAAAAAGAAACTTGCATGGCTGCTGCTCGCGGCAGTCCTTTTGACTTCCTTCGTCCCGGCAGCTGTGCCGGCATTGAAGGCGGATCCCAGCGATGGTACGGTGGATGTGTATCTGCTTTCCTTCAATGCTCCAACGGAGGTTGCGCTGTCGGCCAGCGGTTCTGTGCAGATGGCCGGCGCCACGACGATGACCCTTCAGTCGGGACAAGCCTATGCACTGAGGGTGGGATCCAGCGGCCAGCTTGAACTGGTGCAGGGTGACGCGGTCACGGCCATGGGAGAAAGCGTTACGCTGACCCCTTCCGACGGCGGACAGACAAAGATCGCCTCGGCAGGCACCACCAGCTACCGGTTTTACAAGGGTACGATGAAGATCAGCGTGAGCAGCGGCAAGCTGTTTATGATCAATTCCGTGGGCATCAATGACTACCTGCAAAGCGTGGTGGCCTGCGAGGTGGGTAATTCCTATCCCCTGGAAACCCAGAAGGCCCAGGCTATCGCCGCCCGGACCTACCTCTATAGGAATGCCGGCAAGTACTCCGCCTATGACATTGTGGACACCACCAATGACCAGGTGTACAAGGGTGTTGTCAATGCGCCCAACTGCACCGCAGCGGTGGAGGCCACCAACAACCTGATCCTGACCTATAATGGAAGCGCGATCTGGGCCTTCTACAGCTCCAGCAACGGCGGCAAGACCTACAAGGCCAGTCAGGGCTTTTCCAGTGTGGCCGACCAGCCCTATTTGGTTGAAAAAACGGACAGCTATGATCCGGGACCGAAATATGGTCATGGCGTGGGCATGAGCCAGGTGGGCGCCCGCAACCGCGCCTATGATGGACACAATTACAGTCAGATTCTGGGCTTCTATTTTCCGGGATGCAAGCTCTACAACACCTCCACCGGCGCCACCACTGATCTTGAGACGCCGCCCGACGGCGGTATCGATGGCGGCGGCGGAAACGAGACCCCGATCTCGTCGGGTACGGTGACCGCTTCGGTTCTCAACATCCGCAAGAGCGCCTCCACCAGCTCCATGGTGATCGGCTCCCTGCAGAAGGGCGCCACGGTGCAAATCGTGGCCCAGGAGGGCGATTGGTACAAGATCAACTATGGCAGCGGCACCGGCTATGTCCATAAGGACTATGTGCAGGTGGGTGGTTCCAGCGGCGGCGGCAATGAAGGCGGTAGCGGCGGCGGCACGGCCACCCAGACGGCCACGGTGACGGCTTCGGCGCTCAACGTGCGTCAGAGCGCTTCCACTTCCTCCTCCGTGATCGGTACGGTCAGGAAGGGCCAGACGGTGAATGTGACCAAGAAGGTCTCCGACTCCTGGTATGAGATCGAATACGGCAATGGCGTGGGCTATGTCCATGGTTCCTATATCACCCTCAACGGCAGTAGCGGCGGCAATGAGGGCGGCGGCAACGTGATTCAAACGGGTACGGTGACGGCCAGCTCCCTGAATGTACGCAAAACGCCCAGCACCTCCGGTGCCCGTCTCGGCGGCCTTTCCAAGGGCGCCACGGTGAACATCGTGGGGACCAGCGGCGACTGGTATCAGATCAACTACGGCAGCGGCACCGCTTATGTCCATAAGGACTATGTTCAGGTGGGCGGGTCCGGCGGCGGTAATGAAGGCGGCAGCGGCGGCGGCACGGCTGCCCAGACAGCCACGGTGACCGCTTCGGCGCTCAACGTCCGCAGGAGCGCATCCACCTCCTCCGGTGTGATGGGTACGGTCAGGAAGGGCCAGACCGTTGAGGTGGTGCAGAAGGTCAACGATACCTGGTATCAGATCAATTACAATGGCAGCACCGGCTACGTGCACGGCTCCTATATCTCGATTAACGGCGGGTCCAGTTCCGGCGGTTCGGGCGGCGGTAGTGTGGCCACCTCCGGTACGGCGGTGGTGACGGCCAATGTGCTGAATGTCCGTTCGAGCGCGTCCACCTCTTCGTCGGTGATTGGCACCCTGCAGAAGAACAAGACCATTGAGCTTGTGCAGAAGGTTTCCGATTCCTGGTATCAGATCAAGTTTGGCAGCGGCACAGGCTACGTGCACGCTTCCTACATCCGGATCACCGACGGCAGCGGCGGCACGAGCGGCGGCAGCGGCACAATGACGGTAACCGCATCCTCGCTGTATGTGCGCAGCGGTCCCAGCACCTCCAGCTCCGCCATCGGCGGGCTCAGGAAGGGTCAAACGGTGACCGTTCTGGGTTCGGAAGGCGCTTGGTACAAGATCAGCTTTAACGGCCGCACCGCATATATCCATGGGGATTATGTGCGCTAATCAAATATAGAGAAGCAAAGAGAGAGGATAAGACAGGAGGCAGCATGAAAAGATCGGCGATAGCCGTACTGACGGCAGTGGTTTTGGGTCTGTCCCTCATGAACATGCCCAGGATCCAGGCAGCGCCAGCCAACCTTAGCAAGGGCAGCAGCGGCGACGATGTAAAGCAGCTTCAGACCCTGCTAAAAGAGAAGGGCTATTTCAACTATTCTTCCATTACGGGCTATTTTGGCACCATCACCGAACAAGCGGTGATTGCTTATCAAAAGGATCATGGGATTCCTTCCACCGGTGTGGTGGCCAGCCTGACCTGGGCAAGCCTGGGTCAGAGCGGCGGCGTGAGCGGGGGCGGCGGAACACCCACGGAGACCAACACGGTGCTCACGCTGGGCACCCGCGGGGATCAGGTGTCCGAGCTTCAGCAAAAGCTGAAGTCGGCGGGCTATTACAGCTATTCTTCCATTACGGGCTACTATGGCCCCATCACCTATGAAGCGGTCAAGGCTTTCCAGAAGGCGAAGGGTCTTTCGGTGGACGGCATGGCGGGCCCCAAGACGCTGGCGGCCCTCGGCATGGGAGGAGGTTCTTCCTCCACGCCCAGTCCCAGCCCCGGAGCGGGCGGAGGCTCCACAACAGCCACCCAGACGGCAAAAGTGACGGCCACGGCTCTCAATGTACGTCAGTCGGCCAGCACCTCATCATCGGTGCTGGGCACGGTCAGGAAAGGCCAGACGCTGCAGGTGGTCAAGAAGGCTTCCGATTCCTGGTATCAGATTCAGTACAATGGCGGCGTGGGCTATGTCCATGCGTCCTATATCAGTCTTAGCGGCAGCACGGGAACCGGCGGCGGCACCACCACGGAGAACGTAACCGGCACGGTCACCGCCTCATCCCTCAACGTTCGCCAGAATGCCAGCACCTCCAGCGCGGTGGTGGGCGGGCTCAAAAAAGGCGACACGGTGACCATCATGGCGTCAAGCGGCAGCTGGTATCAGATTTCCTTCAATGGCGGCAGCGCCTATGTCCATAAGGACTATGTCAAGGCGGATGGCACCCCCTCCACGCCGGAGACGCCGCCGCCCAGCACGACGCCGGGCACGGTAACCAACCTTACCATTGGAAGCCGGGGAGATTTGGTGACGCAGCTGCAGCAAAAGCTGAAGGATTTGGGCTATTATACTTACAGCACCATCACCGGTTACTACGGCACCATCACCCAGGATGCGGTCAAACGCTATCAAAAGGCCGCTGGACTGTCGGTGGATGGCATTGCCGGCAAGAACACGCTGACCCAGCTGGGTCTGGTGGGCGGAACCGATCCTTCCCCTTCGCCCAGCCCCTCTCCCGGCGGGGAGGATCCTGGCACCACCAGCGAATACCGTTGGCCCGCCTCCGGTGTGGTCACCTCGGAGTTTGGTGCACGGTGGGGCAAGTTCCACTATGGTATCGATATTGCGAACAATGAGGG is a genomic window containing:
- a CDS encoding SH3 domain-containing protein, producing the protein MKKKLAWLLLAAVLLTSFVPAAVPALKADPSDGTVDVYLLSFNAPTEVALSASGSVQMAGATTMTLQSGQAYALRVGSSGQLELVQGDAVTAMGESVTLTPSDGGQTKIASAGTTSYRFYKGTMKISVSSGKLFMINSVGINDYLQSVVACEVGNSYPLETQKAQAIAARTYLYRNAGKYSAYDIVDTTNDQVYKGVVNAPNCTAAVEATNNLILTYNGSAIWAFYSSSNGGKTYKASQGFSSVADQPYLVEKTDSYDPGPKYGHGVGMSQVGARNRAYDGHNYSQILGFYFPGCKLYNTSTGATTDLETPPDGGIDGGGGNETPISSGTVTASVLNIRKSASTSSMVIGSLQKGATVQIVAQEGDWYKINYGSGTGYVHKDYVQVGGSSGGGNEGGSGGGTATQTATVTASALNVRQSASTSSSVIGTVRKGQTVNVTKKVSDSWYEIEYGNGVGYVHGSYITLNGSSGGNEGGGNVIQTGTVTASSLNVRKTPSTSGARLGGLSKGATVNIVGTSGDWYQINYGSGTAYVHKDYVQVGGSGGGNEGGSGGGTAAQTATVTASALNVRRSASTSSGVMGTVRKGQTVEVVQKVNDTWYQINYNGSTGYVHGSYISINGGSSSGGSGGGSVATSGTAVVTANVLNVRSSASTSSSVIGTLQKNKTIELVQKVSDSWYQIKFGSGTGYVHASYIRITDGSGGTSGGSGTMTVTASSLYVRSGPSTSSSAIGGLRKGQTVTVLGSEGAWYKISFNGRTAYIHGDYVR
- a CDS encoding peptidoglycan-binding protein; its protein translation is MKRSAIAVLTAVVLGLSLMNMPRIQAAPANLSKGSSGDDVKQLQTLLKEKGYFNYSSITGYFGTITEQAVIAYQKDHGIPSTGVVASLTWASLGQSGGVSGGGGTPTETNTVLTLGTRGDQVSELQQKLKSAGYYSYSSITGYYGPITYEAVKAFQKAKGLSVDGMAGPKTLAALGMGGGSSSTPSPSPGAGGGSTTATQTAKVTATALNVRQSASTSSSVLGTVRKGQTLQVVKKASDSWYQIQYNGGVGYVHASYISLSGSTGTGGGTTTENVTGTVTASSLNVRQNASTSSAVVGGLKKGDTVTIMASSGSWYQISFNGGSAYVHKDYVKADGTPSTPETPPPSTTPGTVTNLTIGSRGDLVTQLQQKLKDLGYYTYSTITGYYGTITQDAVKRYQKAAGLSVDGIAGKNTLTQLGLVGGTDPSPSPSPSPGGEDPGTTSEYRWPASGVVTSEFGARWGKFHYGIDIANNEGTPIYASKAGVVKYAGELGDYGLAINIDHGDGTTTRYAHCSALLVKAGERVTPQTQIAKMGSTGNSTGNHVHFEVFIGSTRINPREVLP